Within the Burkholderia ubonensis genome, the region CGGGTGGATCGAATACCAGAATAACTGCTTAACTTGTACTGGTACATGGGCGAGCCTATTGTAGCGGCTCACGCGTCTGCCCGCATCGGCGCGGACGGTCCCCACCAAGGAGAAGAATGCGATGAAACATCACGACCAGGTTGCCGACGCGTTCGGCTCGACTGCCGCCGCCTATCTGACGAGCACGGTCCATGCGACCGGCGCCGACCTGCAGGCGCTCGCCGACGCGGTGCGCGCGACGCCGGGCACCGCGGTGCTGGACCTGGGCTGCGGCGCGGGCCACGCGAGCTTCGCGGTCGCGCCGCACGCGCGCGAAGTGGTCGCGTACGACCTGGCGCCGCAAATGCTCGCGACCGTCGACGCGGCGGCGCGCGAGCGCGGCTTCGCGAACATCCGCACCTGCCACGGGCCGGCCGAGCGGCTGCCGTTCGGCGCGGCGACGTTCGACTGGGTCGTGAGCCGGATGAGCGCGCATCACTGGCACGACGTGCCCGCAGCGCTCGCCGAGGCGCGCCGGGTGCTGAAGCCGGGCGGACGCGTGCTGATGATCGACATCGCCGGCCCCGACCATCCGCTGCTCGACACCTATCTGCAGGCGCTGGAAGTGCTGCGCGACGCGTCGCACGTCCGCAACTACCGGGCCGACGAATGGCTCGCGATGTTCCGCGGCGCGGGCTTCGACGCGCAGGTGGCGAGCCGCTGGCGCCTGCCGATCGAGTTCGATTCGTGGGTCGCGCGGATGCGCACGCCGGCCGGCGGCGTGACCGGAATCCGCGCGCTGTGGGCGCACGCGCCGGACGAGGTGCGCAGCCA harbors:
- a CDS encoding class I SAM-dependent methyltransferase; amino-acid sequence: MKHHDQVADAFGSTAAAYLTSTVHATGADLQALADAVRATPGTAVLDLGCGAGHASFAVAPHAREVVAYDLAPQMLATVDAAARERGFANIRTCHGPAERLPFGAATFDWVVSRMSAHHWHDVPAALAEARRVLKPGGRVLMIDIAGPDHPLLDTYLQALEVLRDASHVRNYRADEWLAMFRGAGFDAQVASRWRLPIEFDSWVARMRTPAGGVTGIRALWAHAPDEVRSHYAVQPDGSFEHDALLIDAR